The proteins below come from a single bacterium genomic window:
- the hisH gene encoding imidazole glycerol phosphate synthase subunit HisH, translating into MSRPVVIVDYDSGNLHSVHKALESVGAPAVLTRDPGLIREAGAVVLPGQGAFRDCITKLEHFGLLDLVIQKIYEDVPFLGICVGYQLLFEESEEHGTTPGFGVFKGRVVRFPHEMELKGQPLKVPHMGWNSLKKIKDVDVLKDVQDGDFVYFVHSYFPVPEEREIIATTTTHGVEFASSVARGNLFACQFHPEKSQKVGLSILKAFWEKAKVSIT; encoded by the coding sequence ATGAGCCGACCGGTAGTGATAGTCGATTACGATTCGGGGAATCTCCATTCCGTCCACAAAGCGCTGGAATCGGTGGGCGCGCCCGCCGTCCTCACCCGCGACCCCGGCCTCATTAGAGAGGCGGGGGCGGTGGTGCTGCCGGGTCAGGGGGCCTTCCGCGACTGCATTACGAAGCTGGAGCACTTCGGCCTTCTCGACCTCGTGATACAGAAAATTTACGAAGACGTGCCCTTTCTCGGCATCTGCGTCGGCTATCAGCTTCTCTTCGAGGAGAGCGAGGAGCACGGCACAACCCCCGGCTTCGGCGTCTTCAAGGGGAGAGTGGTGCGCTTCCCCCACGAGATGGAGCTTAAAGGCCAGCCGCTCAAGGTTCCGCACATGGGGTGGAACAGCCTGAAAAAAATCAAGGACGTTGACGTGCTGAAGGACGTTCAGGACGGCGATTTCGTCTACTTCGTCCACTCCTACTTCCCGGTACCTGAGGAAAGGGAGATCATCGCGACAACCACCACCCACGGGGTGGAGTTCGCCTCAAGCGTGGCGAGGGGGAACCTCTTCGCCTGCCAGTTTCACCCCGAGAAGAGCCAGAAGGTGGGGCTTTCCATATTGAAAGCCTTCTGGGAGAAGGCAAAGGTTTCAATAACATGA
- a CDS encoding terminase B: protein MAPVSKDYEELLGRALTKVQSPLEFAGRVLSAKPTEQQREVLLALERGERRIAIRSGHGVGKSALLSWVLLWWLSVKPGAVIPCTAPTGHQLEDILWGEVSRWHRKMKEPFKSMISLAKGSARHRFSPESWFAVARTARRESPEALQGFHGKNLAFLIDEASGIPEEVFEVAEGALSTPGALVVMAGNPTRLEGAFYRAFHEERSHFSTFHFPSFASPLVDPSYGTRMAGRYGEDSDVYRVRVLGEFPKAEPDTLISLSLIEPALEREIEPATGDLTVFGVDVARFGDDETVILRRRGGLVGQIDAYRGLDTMAVAGKVACFARAERPALIFVDVVGLGAGVADRLRELGFAVYPVSAGNRAGDSARFDDLRSELWWRVREWLESGSASLPPDGELVSQLSSIKYGVTSQGRIRVESKQERKKRGLSSPDRGDALMMTFASQALPPLNLERGRAHRPFDRELGF from the coding sequence ATGGCCCCGGTGAGTAAGGATTACGAAGAACTCCTCGGCAGGGCGCTGACGAAGGTCCAGAGCCCTCTGGAGTTCGCCGGGCGCGTGCTTTCGGCGAAGCCGACGGAGCAGCAGCGGGAGGTTCTTCTTGCCCTTGAGAGGGGCGAGCGGCGGATAGCGATACGCTCGGGTCACGGCGTGGGCAAGTCGGCGCTCCTTTCGTGGGTGCTTCTCTGGTGGCTCTCGGTGAAGCCCGGCGCTGTCATCCCCTGCACCGCGCCTACCGGCCATCAGCTTGAAGATATCCTCTGGGGGGAGGTTTCGCGCTGGCATCGGAAGATGAAGGAGCCGTTCAAGAGCATGATTTCGCTTGCAAAAGGCTCCGCCCGCCACCGCTTTTCGCCGGAGAGCTGGTTCGCCGTCGCGCGGACGGCGCGGCGCGAGAGCCCGGAAGCCCTTCAGGGCTTTCACGGCAAAAACCTCGCCTTCCTCATCGACGAGGCTTCGGGCATCCCGGAGGAGGTCTTCGAGGTGGCGGAGGGAGCCCTTTCGACCCCCGGCGCTCTGGTTGTGATGGCGGGAAACCCCACCCGCCTCGAAGGGGCCTTTTACCGCGCCTTCCACGAGGAGCGAAGCCACTTCTCCACCTTTCATTTCCCCTCTTTCGCCTCGCCGCTCGTCGATCCCTCCTACGGTACGAGAATGGCCGGGCGCTACGGGGAGGATTCCGACGTCTACCGGGTGCGCGTCCTCGGGGAGTTCCCGAAGGCGGAGCCCGACACCCTCATCTCTCTTTCCCTCATCGAGCCCGCCCTTGAGCGGGAGATTGAGCCCGCTACGGGCGATCTTACCGTCTTCGGGGTGGACGTGGCGCGTTTCGGCGACGACGAGACGGTGATCCTGCGCCGCCGGGGTGGACTTGTGGGGCAGATAGACGCCTACCGCGGGCTCGACACGATGGCGGTTGCGGGGAAGGTCGCCTGTTTCGCCAGGGCGGAGCGCCCGGCCCTCATCTTCGTGGACGTGGTTGGGCTCGGCGCGGGAGTGGCGGACAGGCTGCGGGAGCTTGGGTTCGCCGTCTACCCCGTCAGCGCGGGGAACCGCGCGGGGGACTCGGCCCGCTTCGACGACCTTCGCAGCGAGCTTTGGTGGCGCGTCCGCGAGTGGCTGGAGAGCGGCTCAGCCTCGCTGCCGCCGGACGGCGAACTGGTTTCGCAGCTTTCTTCTATCAAGTACGGCGTCACCTCGCAGGGAAGAATACGGGTGGAATCGAAGCAGGAGCGCAAAAAGCGCGGCCTCTCCTCCCCCGACAGGGGCGACGCCCTGATGATGACCTTCGCCTCGCAGGCGCTTCCCCCCTTGAACCTCGAAAGGGGGCGGGCGCACAGACCTTTTGACAGGGAGCTTGGATTCTGA
- a CDS encoding porin family protein, which translates to MKKLKVLAALVLAALVCAPVFAADGFATPYFGGTLNFQEIEPDGGGSDADPIGITAILGGFVHRNIALEGRLGLGIIDDSVQGVDVINDYNLGVYARGVFFADKFMPYFLLGLSTAKVSVDWDGGSDSETDSGLSIGLGADYKFQPNMAANIEWISIVNGDDYDLTSLNLGVRYYF; encoded by the coding sequence ATGAAGAAGTTGAAGGTTCTTGCGGCGCTCGTCCTCGCCGCCCTCGTCTGCGCCCCGGTCTTCGCGGCCGACGGTTTCGCCACCCCCTACTTCGGCGGCACCCTGAACTTCCAGGAAATAGAGCCCGACGGCGGCGGCAGCGACGCCGACCCGATCGGTATCACGGCAATTCTGGGCGGTTTCGTCCACCGCAACATAGCCCTCGAAGGCCGCCTCGGCCTCGGCATCATCGACGATTCCGTCCAGGGCGTGGATGTCATCAACGACTACAACCTCGGCGTATACGCCCGCGGCGTCTTCTTCGCGGACAAGTTCATGCCCTACTTCCTGCTCGGCCTCTCCACCGCGAAGGTCTCCGTGGACTGGGACGGCGGCAGCGATTCCGAGACCGATTCCGGCCTTTCCATCGGCCTCGGCGCCGACTACAAGTTCCAGCCGAACATGGCCGCCAACATCGAGTGGATCAGCATTGTAAACGGCGACGATTACGACCTTACCTCCCTCAACCTCGGCGTCAGATACTATTTCTAA
- a CDS encoding ATP phosphoribosyltransferase, whose product MTQARLTMALPKGRMLLDIVDLFEGAGVKCRDILDDSRKLVFDLPACRVLVVRSQDVLTYVEHGAADIGVVGKDVLLEEEPDVYEPLDLGLGYCRLAVAGPVGGFEMQPRDGAHLRVATKYPHLAEAHFRTKGVQVEVIKLYGSIELAPLTGLADCIVDLVSTGETLRQNGMREIETIMESTSRLIVNRASMKTRTEAVIALVEGLQKVLAEKK is encoded by the coding sequence ATGACCCAGGCGCGCTTGACTATGGCCCTGCCCAAGGGCAGGATGCTGCTGGATATCGTCGATCTTTTCGAGGGCGCGGGGGTTAAGTGCCGCGACATCCTCGACGATTCGCGAAAGCTGGTCTTCGACCTCCCCGCGTGCCGGGTGCTGGTCGTCCGCTCGCAGGACGTATTGACCTACGTCGAGCACGGCGCGGCGGACATCGGCGTGGTGGGCAAAGACGTGCTGCTGGAAGAGGAGCCCGACGTCTACGAGCCGCTCGACCTCGGCCTCGGCTACTGCCGTCTGGCCGTGGCGGGCCCTGTCGGCGGCTTCGAGATGCAGCCGCGCGACGGAGCGCACCTTCGGGTCGCCACCAAGTACCCTCACCTCGCCGAAGCCCACTTCCGCACCAAGGGCGTGCAGGTGGAGGTGATAAAACTCTACGGCTCCATCGAGCTTGCGCCCCTCACCGGCCTCGCCGACTGCATAGTCGATCTGGTTTCCACCGGCGAGACGCTGCGGCAGAACGGGATGCGCGAGATAGAAACGATAATGGAATCTACTTCGAGGCTCATCGTCAACCGCGCCTCGATGAAGACGAGAACCGAAGCTGTCATCGCCCTCGTCGAGGGCTTGCAGAAAGTCTTGGCGGAGAAGAAATGA
- the hisD gene encoding histidinol dehydrogenase, with the protein MRKKVIHRTDKDFHLFFNITCLRKQDDRNHFQIESIVRNIIIEICNNGNNALLSYTKEFDNSDKPMMASKEELEASYNKIPEADRKALHLAKERIESFHEKQVQQSWVSEEDGVILGQRVTPLDSVGLYVPGGKASYPSSVLMNAIPAKVAGVKRIVMVSPTPNGVVNHHVQAAAHLCGVDEVYRVGGAQAIAALAYGTETIEPVDKIVGPGNIYVAVAKQMVFGKVDIDMIAGPSEIFIVNDGSGDPAHIAADLLSQAEHDEMATSALVTTSEKFASAVSKEVERQLALLDRQEIAQKSWDKRGAIFVVDTIEKACELANDFASEHLELAVDNPFEILGLIRHAGAIFLGHNTPEALGDYAAGPNHVLPTAGTARFSSPLGVEDFIKRSSLICYSKPALEKIAGTVMHIANMEGLDAHAKAVEIRVKK; encoded by the coding sequence ATGAGAAAAAAGGTAATTCATCGTACAGATAAGGATTTCCATTTATTTTTCAATATAACTTGTCTTAGAAAGCAGGATGATAGGAACCACTTTCAAATTGAATCTATTGTTAGAAACATAATTATTGAAATTTGCAACAATGGAAACAACGCATTGCTTTCATACACCAAGGAATTCGATAATTCCGATAAGCCCATGATGGCTTCCAAAGAGGAGCTTGAAGCGAGCTATAACAAAATCCCGGAGGCAGATCGCAAGGCGCTTCATCTTGCTAAAGAACGCATTGAGTCCTTTCACGAGAAGCAGGTTCAGCAAAGCTGGGTTTCCGAGGAAGACGGAGTAATTCTTGGTCAGAGAGTAACACCGCTCGATTCCGTCGGCCTCTATGTACCCGGCGGCAAGGCGAGCTACCCCTCTTCTGTGCTTATGAACGCCATTCCCGCGAAAGTCGCGGGGGTAAAGCGAATCGTAATGGTCAGCCCGACGCCGAATGGGGTCGTAAACCACCATGTGCAGGCGGCGGCGCACCTCTGTGGGGTTGACGAGGTTTACCGCGTCGGCGGTGCCCAGGCAATAGCCGCGCTGGCCTACGGCACAGAGACTATTGAACCCGTGGATAAAATCGTTGGACCCGGCAATATCTATGTCGCCGTTGCCAAACAGATGGTTTTCGGCAAGGTGGATATAGACATGATCGCGGGACCGAGCGAAATCTTCATAGTCAACGACGGCTCCGGCGACCCCGCGCACATTGCTGCAGACCTGCTCTCGCAAGCCGAGCACGACGAGATGGCGACCTCTGCACTCGTAACGACAAGCGAGAAGTTCGCCAGCGCTGTATCCAAAGAAGTCGAAAGACAATTGGCGCTCCTCGACCGGCAGGAGATAGCCCAAAAGAGTTGGGACAAAAGGGGGGCAATCTTTGTTGTTGATACGATCGAGAAGGCCTGTGAACTTGCCAACGATTTCGCTTCCGAGCACCTTGAACTCGCGGTGGATAATCCCTTCGAGATTCTGGGGCTTATCCGCCACGCGGGAGCTATCTTCCTCGGGCACAACACGCCCGAGGCGCTGGGCGACTACGCGGCGGGGCCGAACCACGTCCTTCCCACGGCTGGAACCGCGCGCTTCTCCTCCCCGCTGGGAGTCGAGGATTTCATCAAGCGCTCCAGCCTCATCTGCTACTCGAAGCCCGCGCTGGAAAAGATCGCGGGAACGGTGATGCACATCGCGAATATGGAAGGTCTCGACGCCCACGCCAAGGCCGTCGAGATACGGGTAAAAAAGTAG
- a CDS encoding DUF2029 domain-containing protein: MKKLPLMTILLLIAASLLVSDRIRPGRTTSGGTDYTGYWAGVQYVDKLGGGDFYSETGERKINSFYKDPAYGVDSDAVFSLRTRSQLRNVQTPLIYAVIAPITLGNYSLDQGRFGLFSTVFFVGGMLLLLRLFGFDAAYSLTLLIFVLLVFNPFFSDYLNNNFSRFQLGFFALALFSLSLGGKRWSFLAGFILWFGVLIKPSLALVPAFLIFSRIVRRQWGELKIEVAGSLAGIAAGLAIGALYFGYPGVWLDWLSMIKDFSYLNTPFTSYNLSFSSMLNYLTGKDFALPALAAGLLLTGYRIYRLGLLARETDRDGKASFLADLQVASLGLAAYLLCAKLAWLHYFVLVLPLVLLLFSPVWQKREKWWLTAASLAGFLALTTVPMELVPKPPMMVNFALTWGGTLLLFVLGSQRLFTPDEAETGREE, from the coding sequence TTGAAAAAACTTCCCCTCATGACGATACTCCTGCTTATCGCGGCCAGCCTGCTCGTATCGGACAGGATCCGCCCGGGCCGTACTACCTCCGGAGGGACGGACTACACCGGTTACTGGGCGGGTGTTCAGTACGTGGACAAACTCGGCGGCGGGGATTTTTATTCGGAAACAGGCGAGCGGAAAATCAATTCCTTTTACAAGGACCCGGCATACGGGGTCGATTCGGATGCGGTCTTTTCCCTGCGTACCAGGTCGCAGCTCAGAAACGTACAGACTCCCCTGATCTACGCCGTCATAGCGCCAATAACCTTAGGGAATTATTCTCTTGACCAGGGCCGCTTCGGCCTGTTCTCGACTGTGTTTTTCGTCGGGGGGATGCTGCTGCTCCTGCGTCTGTTCGGCTTCGACGCCGCTTATTCCCTCACGCTGCTGATTTTTGTTCTGCTTGTCTTCAATCCGTTTTTCAGTGATTACTTAAACAACAATTTCAGCCGCTTCCAGTTGGGATTCTTCGCTCTGGCGCTCTTCTCGCTGTCGCTGGGCGGCAAGCGATGGAGTTTTCTCGCGGGTTTCATCCTCTGGTTCGGGGTCCTGATAAAACCTTCCCTGGCCCTTGTCCCCGCCTTTCTGATTTTTTCGCGAATAGTCCGCCGACAGTGGGGCGAACTTAAGATCGAGGTTGCCGGAAGCCTGGCGGGAATCGCGGCAGGGCTGGCGATAGGGGCTCTCTATTTCGGCTACCCCGGAGTTTGGCTCGACTGGCTCTCGATGATTAAGGATTTTTCCTACTTAAATACGCCTTTCACCAGCTACAACCTGTCTTTCTCAAGCATGCTCAATTACCTGACGGGCAAGGATTTCGCCCTGCCCGCGCTGGCGGCCGGACTCCTCTTAACGGGCTACCGGATCTACCGGCTGGGGCTTCTGGCGAGGGAAACGGACAGGGACGGAAAGGCGTCGTTTTTAGCCGATTTGCAGGTGGCGTCGCTCGGCCTCGCGGCCTATCTCCTCTGCGCGAAGCTGGCCTGGCTCCACTACTTCGTCCTTGTGCTGCCGCTTGTTTTGCTCCTTTTCAGCCCCGTGTGGCAAAAGCGGGAAAAATGGTGGCTGACCGCCGCAAGCCTCGCCGGATTTCTGGCTCTTACTACGGTCCCGATGGAACTGGTTCCCAAGCCCCCGATGATGGTCAACTTCGCCTTGACCTGGGGAGGGACTCTCCTCCTCTTTGTGCTCGGCTCCCAGAGGCTCTTTACACCGGACGAAGCGGAAACCGGCCGGGAAGAGTAG
- a CDS encoding cupin domain-containing protein: MFYKRDETGYRGAMKGVSLKTLTYGEKTLLAEFLLTGGEILPAHAHPHEQIGYLVSGALLLDIGGETFEVNPGDSWCIPGNVEHGAKILKDSVAIEVFSPVREDFLPAGG, translated from the coding sequence ATGTTCTATAAAAGAGACGAAACCGGATACCGGGGGGCGATGAAGGGGGTTTCGCTGAAGACCCTGACCTACGGCGAAAAGACCCTTCTGGCCGAATTCCTTCTCACGGGCGGCGAAATTCTGCCAGCCCACGCCCACCCTCACGAGCAGATCGGTTATCTGGTCTCCGGGGCGCTTCTCCTCGACATCGGTGGCGAAACCTTCGAGGTGAATCCCGGCGACAGCTGGTGCATTCCAGGAAACGTGGAGCACGGCGCGAAGATACTGAAAGATTCCGTCGCCATAGAGGTCTTCTCCCCTGTGAGAGAAGATTTTCTGCCTGCGGGCGGGTAA
- a CDS encoding alpha/beta fold hydrolase → MNNRRCEIFGEGPALVLIPALACDGRMWEPVMERLAAPFRIFIPRPWECESIGEAAKSIGDCLAAEGIAEVFVAGLSMGGYVAFEFLRRFPGLVKAAALLDTTAFPDTPERRLKRDQTIALIDAGKFEQVLSPFADSVIWAGGERAKGARELLISMAREIGPEGYRRSVAAIRDRGDFVDVLTEAEIPLLFLAGAYDSLTPPALAEEMARKSKRGQFAVIPGSGHLSALENPAAVAAALEDFFTRDAV, encoded by the coding sequence ATGAATAACCGACGCTGTGAAATCTTTGGCGAAGGCCCTGCTCTTGTCCTCATTCCCGCGCTGGCCTGCGACGGGAGGATGTGGGAGCCGGTCATGGAGCGCCTTGCGGCTCCTTTCAGGATCTTCATTCCGCGGCCGTGGGAATGCGAATCCATAGGGGAGGCTGCAAAATCCATCGGCGACTGTCTCGCAGCGGAGGGCATTGCCGAAGTGTTCGTAGCGGGGCTTTCGATGGGCGGCTACGTGGCCTTCGAGTTTCTCCGGCGGTTTCCCGGCCTCGTGAAGGCCGCCGCGCTGCTGGATACCACCGCTTTCCCCGACACCCCCGAGCGCAGGCTAAAGCGCGACCAGACTATAGCCCTTATCGACGCGGGGAAGTTCGAGCAGGTGCTTTCGCCCTTCGCCGATTCGGTGATCTGGGCTGGCGGCGAGCGGGCGAAGGGGGCGCGGGAACTCCTTATCTCGATGGCCCGTGAGATCGGGCCGGAGGGCTACCGTCGCTCGGTCGCGGCGATCCGCGACAGGGGCGACTTCGTTGATGTTCTGACCGAAGCGGAGATCCCCCTTCTCTTCCTCGCGGGCGCCTACGACTCGCTGACCCCTCCCGCGCTGGCCGAAGAGATGGCCCGAAAGTCAAAGCGCGGGCAGTTCGCCGTGATACCCGGCAGCGGCCACCTGAGCGCCCTCGAAAACCCCGCCGCCGTGGCCGCCGCCCTTGAAGATTTCTTTACCAGGGATGCTGTTTAA
- the hisF gene encoding imidazole glycerol phosphate synthase subunit HisF, with protein sequence MLAKRIIPCLDVNAGRVVKGTNFVNLRDAGDPVEAAKLYDAQGADELTFLDITASSDARDIIIDVVRMTAECVFMPLTVGGGVREIADVRKLLLAGADKVSINTAAVHRPDFVREASLKFGSQCIVVAIDAKRRGECPEDGWEVYTHGGRNPTGIDAVKWAVKMMELGAGEILLTSMDCDGTKDGFDIPLTATVSRSVEIPVIASGGAGNAEHMVKALTAGMADAALAASIFHFRETTVGEVKEKLRARGVSVRMVRGQ encoded by the coding sequence ATGCTCGCCAAGAGAATAATTCCCTGTCTGGACGTGAACGCGGGGCGCGTGGTGAAGGGAACCAACTTCGTGAACCTGCGCGACGCGGGCGACCCTGTCGAAGCCGCGAAGCTTTACGACGCTCAGGGCGCGGACGAACTGACCTTCCTCGACATAACCGCCTCCAGCGACGCGCGCGACATAATAATCGACGTTGTGCGCATGACCGCCGAGTGCGTCTTCATGCCGCTCACCGTGGGCGGAGGAGTCCGCGAGATAGCCGACGTGAGAAAGCTCCTCCTCGCGGGGGCCGACAAGGTCTCGATAAACACTGCCGCCGTCCACCGGCCCGATTTCGTCCGCGAGGCCTCGCTCAAGTTCGGCTCGCAGTGCATCGTCGTCGCCATAGACGCCAAAAGGCGCGGCGAGTGCCCCGAAGACGGCTGGGAGGTTTACACCCACGGCGGCAGAAACCCGACGGGGATCGACGCGGTAAAGTGGGCGGTTAAGATGATGGAGCTGGGGGCGGGCGAGATACTTCTCACCTCCATGGACTGCGACGGCACCAAGGACGGATTCGACATTCCCCTCACCGCGACGGTCTCGCGCTCCGTCGAGATACCGGTAATCGCCTCGGGCGGGGCCGGAAACGCCGAGCACATGGTCAAGGCGCTGACGGCGGGGATGGCCGACGCGGCGCTTGCGGCCTCCATCTTCCACTTCCGCGAGACCACCGTGGGCGAGGTGAAGGAAAAGCTCCGCGCCCGGGGAGTCAGCGTGCGCATGGTGAGAGGTCAGTAA
- the hisA gene encoding 1-(5-phosphoribosyl)-5-[(5-phosphoribosylamino)methylideneamino]imidazole-4-carboxamide isomerase yields the protein MIVIPAIDLKGGQCVRLRQGRMEDNTVYSASPADTARRWVAAGAERLHIVDLDGAFSGKPENLEAIRAIRKAVDIELDLGGGIRDEATASRLLDEGLDFVILGTAALENPALVGSLSKLHPGKILVGIDARGGMVAVRGWADVSKTSAIDLAKVLSDEGAAGFIFTDIERDGMQTGVNVKATAEFARSVRGQVIASGGVNDITDIENLLPYEKDGITGVITGRAIYEGTLDLAAAIALTKKGKVS from the coding sequence ATGATTGTAATTCCCGCGATCGATCTCAAGGGCGGACAGTGCGTGCGCCTTCGTCAGGGGAGGATGGAGGACAACACCGTCTACTCCGCCAGCCCCGCCGACACCGCCCGCAGGTGGGTTGCCGCAGGGGCGGAGCGCCTCCACATCGTAGACCTCGACGGGGCTTTCTCCGGCAAGCCGGAGAACCTCGAAGCGATACGCGCCATACGAAAGGCCGTGGACATTGAGCTGGACCTCGGCGGAGGAATCCGTGACGAGGCCACCGCCAGCCGCCTGCTGGACGAGGGGCTGGATTTCGTCATCCTCGGCACGGCTGCTCTGGAAAACCCCGCTCTCGTGGGCTCGCTCTCCAAGCTCCATCCCGGCAAGATACTGGTCGGAATAGACGCGCGGGGCGGGATGGTGGCGGTGCGCGGCTGGGCGGACGTATCGAAGACCAGCGCCATCGACCTCGCGAAAGTGCTCAGCGACGAGGGCGCGGCGGGGTTCATCTTCACCGACATCGAGCGCGACGGGATGCAGACCGGGGTGAACGTAAAGGCCACCGCCGAATTCGCCCGCAGCGTAAGGGGGCAGGTGATAGCCTCCGGCGGCGTGAACGACATAACCGACATCGAAAACCTCCTTCCCTACGAGAAAGACGGAATAACCGGAGTAATCACCGGCAGGGCGATCTACGAGGGAACCCTCGACCTCGCCGCCGCGATAGCCCTCACGAAGAAAGGCAAAGTTTCCTGA
- the murA gene encoding UDP-N-acetylglucosamine 1-carboxyvinyltransferase — MDSIVIEGGFPLKGSIGVSPAKNAVLPLMTASLLAKGTSTLRRSPKLADVRTLGRLLSHQGAVVSAEGAGLSIDTKNITNLDAPYELVKTMRASVLVLGPLVGRYGEARVSLPGGCAIGARPIDQHLKGLEKLGAKVELEHGYVKVSASRLRGGHIVFDMVTVTGTENLLMAAVLAKGTTVLENCAREPEVSDLAHCLVSMGAKIEGIGASLMTVEGVDELSPFSYDPVGDRIEMGTFMIASAITGGDVTITGGRLEHLDALADKLTETGVRITPLPGGAVSVVGSRRIKSVDVVTSPFPGFPTDMQAQFMALMALGDGMSVISERIFENRYMHVPELQRMGADIRLERGSAVIRGVKKLSGAKVMATDLRASAALVLAALAAEGETTVSRVYHLDRGYERIEEKLSAIGAKIRRVSEAK, encoded by the coding sequence CTGGATTCAATAGTTATCGAAGGGGGTTTCCCCCTCAAGGGTTCGATAGGGGTGAGCCCCGCCAAAAACGCGGTGCTGCCCCTCATGACGGCGAGCCTCCTCGCCAAAGGGACGAGTACGCTAAGGCGCTCCCCCAAACTCGCCGACGTGCGCACCCTCGGGCGGCTTCTTTCCCATCAGGGCGCGGTCGTGTCGGCCGAGGGGGCGGGGCTCTCCATCGACACCAAGAACATAACAAACCTCGACGCTCCCTACGAACTGGTGAAGACGATGCGCGCCTCGGTGCTCGTCCTCGGGCCGCTCGTGGGACGCTACGGCGAGGCGAGGGTTTCGCTGCCGGGCGGCTGCGCCATCGGCGCGAGGCCGATAGACCAGCACCTGAAGGGGCTGGAAAAGCTCGGCGCGAAGGTGGAGCTTGAGCACGGCTACGTAAAGGTCTCTGCAAGCCGCCTTCGCGGCGGCCACATCGTCTTCGACATGGTGACGGTGACGGGCACGGAAAACCTCCTCATGGCGGCGGTCCTCGCGAAGGGGACGACGGTGCTCGAAAACTGCGCCCGCGAGCCGGAGGTTTCCGACCTCGCCCACTGCCTCGTCTCGATGGGGGCTAAGATAGAGGGCATCGGCGCCTCGCTGATGACGGTCGAGGGCGTTGACGAGCTGAGTCCCTTCTCCTACGACCCGGTGGGCGACCGAATAGAGATGGGCACCTTCATGATAGCCTCGGCGATTACCGGCGGCGACGTTACCATCACCGGCGGCAGGCTGGAGCACCTCGACGCGCTGGCCGACAAGCTCACCGAGACCGGCGTGAGGATAACCCCCCTCCCCGGCGGCGCGGTTTCGGTGGTGGGCAGCCGCAGGATAAAATCCGTGGACGTGGTGACGAGCCCCTTCCCCGGCTTTCCCACCGACATGCAGGCGCAGTTCATGGCGCTCATGGCCCTGGGCGACGGGATGAGCGTTATCTCAGAGCGCATCTTCGAGAACCGCTACATGCACGTTCCGGAGCTGCAGCGCATGGGGGCGGATATCCGCCTGGAGCGCGGAAGCGCGGTGATACGCGGGGTGAAGAAGCTCTCCGGGGCGAAGGTGATGGCGACGGACCTTCGCGCCAGCGCGGCCCTCGTACTCGCGGCCCTCGCCGCCGAGGGAGAGACCACCGTCTCCCGTGTCTACCACCTCGACAGGGGCTACGAGCGCATAGAAGAGAAGCTTTCCGCCATCGGCGCGAAGATCAGAAGGGTAAGCGAAGCGAAATGA
- the hisB gene encoding imidazoleglycerol-phosphate dehydratase HisB, producing the protein MRRAELERSTKETRVKVSLDIDGTGAHEIDTGIGFLDHMLAQLSAHGLFDLKIEALGDTHIDLHHTVEDVGITLGTVFSDALGLREGINRYGHGVVPMDEALATVVVDLSGRAHLTYDDTLSFGKVGTMDTELFREFFEAFVRASKFTLHVKASEGRNAHHIIEAIFKAFARALRQATEKDPRRTGVPSTKGNL; encoded by the coding sequence ATGAGAAGAGCCGAACTGGAACGCTCCACCAAGGAAACGCGGGTCAAGGTCTCCCTCGACATCGACGGTACCGGGGCGCACGAAATCGACACCGGCATCGGGTTTCTCGACCACATGCTGGCTCAGCTTTCCGCCCACGGCCTCTTCGACCTGAAGATCGAGGCGCTCGGCGACACCCACATCGACCTCCACCACACCGTGGAGGACGTGGGGATAACTCTCGGGACGGTCTTCTCGGACGCCCTCGGCCTTCGCGAGGGGATAAACCGCTACGGTCACGGAGTGGTGCCGATGGACGAGGCGCTCGCGACCGTCGTTGTGGACCTTTCCGGGCGGGCGCACCTCACCTACGATGACACCCTCTCTTTCGGCAAGGTCGGGACGATGGACACCGAGCTTTTCCGCGAGTTTTTCGAGGCTTTCGTCCGCGCCTCGAAGTTCACCCTCCACGTAAAGGCCTCGGAGGGCAGAAACGCCCACCATATAATAGAGGCTATCTTCAAGGCTTTCGCGAGGGCGCTGCGGCAGGCGACGGAAAAAGACCCGCGCCGCACCGGCGTGCCTTCCACCAAGGGAAATCTATGA